In a single window of the Streptomyces sp. NBC_00094 genome:
- a CDS encoding ABC transporter ATP-binding protein, with protein MIEVENLTKRYGAKVAVDGLSFSVTPGKVTGFLGPNGAGKSTTLRMILGLDEPTAGRATVFGVPYRSLARPLTRVGALLDTRAVHPGRSARNHLRVLAASHGLPATRADEVLDRVGLLAVARQRVRGFSLGMGQRLGVAAALLGDPEVLLFDEPVNGLDPEGVRWIRDLMRGLAGEGRTVLVSSHLMNEMAVTADHLVVVARGRLLADTPVDAFIAAHSDRTVLARVADPEGMRRALREQGIESVRQDDATLAVSGASVEKVGLVASAENIAVFELTASAGSLEEAFMKLTQEHAEYRASTGGF; from the coding sequence ATGATCGAGGTCGAGAACCTCACCAAACGGTACGGCGCGAAGGTCGCCGTGGACGGTCTGTCGTTCTCCGTGACCCCGGGGAAGGTCACCGGATTCCTCGGCCCCAACGGCGCCGGCAAGTCCACCACCCTGCGCATGATCCTCGGTCTGGACGAGCCCACCGCGGGCCGGGCCACCGTCTTCGGCGTCCCCTACCGGAGCCTGGCGCGCCCGCTGACCCGGGTGGGAGCGCTGCTCGACACCAGGGCCGTGCACCCGGGCCGCAGTGCCCGGAACCACCTGCGGGTGCTGGCCGCCTCCCACGGCCTGCCCGCCACCCGGGCCGACGAGGTCCTGGACCGGGTCGGCCTGCTTGCGGTGGCCCGGCAGAGGGTGCGCGGATTCTCCCTCGGCATGGGGCAGCGGCTCGGCGTCGCGGCGGCGCTGCTCGGCGACCCCGAGGTGTTGCTGTTCGACGAGCCGGTCAACGGGCTCGACCCCGAGGGTGTCCGGTGGATCCGGGACCTGATGCGGGGACTGGCCGGGGAGGGGCGGACGGTGCTGGTCTCCTCCCACCTGATGAACGAGATGGCGGTGACCGCCGACCATCTGGTGGTCGTCGCCCGGGGCCGGCTGCTCGCGGACACCCCCGTGGACGCGTTCATCGCCGCGCACTCGGACAGGACCGTGTTGGCCCGGGTGGCCGATCCGGAGGGGATGCGGCGGGCACTGCGGGAGCAGGGCATCGAGTCCGTGCGGCAGGACGACGCGACGCTGGCGGTGAGCGGGGCGTCCGTGGAGAAGGTCGGGCTTGTCGCGAGCGCGGAGAACATTGCCGTTTTCGAGCTGACCGCTTCCGCCGGTTCGCTGGAGGAGGCGTTTATGAAGCTGACCCAGGAACACGCTGAATACCGGGCTTCGACGGGAGGGTTCTGA
- a CDS encoding peptidase domain-containing ABC transporter has translation MGLRVPSVTQVTQTECGLCCCVAVMGYHGRTEDFRTVREDLEAGRDGLGAKQLADFLRSRGMEVKAFRARSVEALRGFTEPVILFWEDYHFLVLERFDGTTAWVMDPAVGRKRLTRDELEAGFSQVVIAASPGPDFTRQSLPAFRHWRSLPLVPARAGRRIALVALLSLGSYAAVLGIPALTKWAVDRDDAWSDLSQTGLIAGAVTAAAIGYLLLWMLRTAALAGLIAVTGHHLMSHVFRRLLSLPFKFFATRQPGELLFRLNTVNSVRDLLSSRIAQGVLDVGTLACIGVYLFVTEWRIGFLALALFLLNGGFLWLSRHRVKEVTDTELALLSRSQSTQLDAIVSVPTIKMGGYAGRFADEWEATYSASLDAMRTRMRIQQGWISGIAATTQMFGPLALLLAGLHFVSRGTVTIGSAIAVQAVAGTFFALSTSVFQMLTEITETSRYVSRLSDITAHESEPEGGPLTELHDTSIRLREVSFRYTRHSRPVLEDLSLEIPAGAKVAFVGASGSGKSTVGRVVCGLHQPTGGAVEFCGHPMSAYRTDFLRGQIGYVPQEVHLHNRTILENLTLGQDIDEATVREYCAAVGILDFVEELPMGLRTLVSEMGSNFSGGQRQRLAIVRTLLQRPRVIVLDEATASLDTANERRVSRIIAETGATQIVIAHRLATIQDADLIHVLDRGRIVERGTHEELLALGGVYAGLYAEPVAGAV, from the coding sequence ATGGGCCTCCGGGTTCCCTCCGTCACCCAGGTCACCCAGACGGAGTGCGGGCTGTGCTGCTGCGTCGCGGTGATGGGGTACCACGGCCGCACCGAGGACTTCCGGACCGTGCGGGAGGACCTGGAGGCCGGCCGGGACGGTCTCGGTGCCAAGCAGCTCGCGGACTTCCTGCGCTCGAGGGGCATGGAGGTCAAGGCGTTCCGGGCCCGGAGCGTGGAGGCCCTGCGGGGCTTCACGGAGCCGGTGATCCTCTTCTGGGAGGACTACCACTTCCTGGTCCTGGAGCGCTTCGACGGCACGACGGCCTGGGTGATGGACCCGGCCGTGGGCCGCAAGCGCCTCACCCGCGACGAACTGGAGGCCGGCTTCTCCCAGGTGGTGATCGCGGCCTCCCCCGGCCCGGACTTCACCCGGCAGTCCCTCCCCGCTTTCCGGCACTGGCGGTCGCTGCCGCTGGTCCCGGCCCGGGCAGGCCGCCGGATCGCCCTGGTCGCCCTGCTGTCGCTGGGCTCCTACGCGGCTGTGCTGGGCATACCGGCGCTGACCAAATGGGCCGTCGACCGGGACGACGCCTGGAGCGACCTGTCCCAGACGGGGCTGATCGCGGGGGCGGTGACGGCGGCCGCGATCGGCTACCTGCTGCTGTGGATGCTGCGCACCGCCGCGCTGGCGGGGCTGATCGCCGTGACGGGCCATCACCTGATGAGCCATGTCTTCAGGAGACTGCTCTCCCTGCCCTTCAAGTTCTTCGCCACCCGGCAGCCCGGCGAGCTGCTGTTCCGCCTGAACACCGTCAACAGCGTCCGGGACCTGCTCTCCTCGCGGATCGCCCAGGGCGTCCTGGACGTGGGGACCCTGGCCTGCATCGGCGTCTACCTGTTCGTCACCGAGTGGCGCATCGGCTTTCTGGCGCTCGCGCTGTTCCTGCTGAACGGCGGCTTCCTGTGGCTGAGCCGGCACCGGGTGAAGGAGGTGACGGACACCGAGCTCGCGCTGCTCTCCCGCTCCCAGTCCACACAGCTCGACGCCATCGTGTCCGTCCCCACCATCAAGATGGGCGGCTACGCCGGCCGGTTCGCCGACGAATGGGAGGCGACCTACAGCGCCTCGCTGGACGCGATGCGCACCCGGATGCGGATCCAGCAGGGCTGGATCTCCGGAATCGCCGCCACCACGCAGATGTTCGGCCCGCTGGCACTGCTGCTGGCCGGCCTGCACTTCGTGTCGCGGGGGACGGTGACCATCGGCTCGGCCATCGCCGTGCAGGCCGTGGCGGGCACCTTCTTCGCCCTGAGCACGTCCGTCTTCCAGATGCTGACGGAGATCACCGAGACCTCCCGCTACGTGAGCCGGCTGAGCGACATCACGGCGCACGAGAGCGAGCCGGAGGGCGGGCCCCTCACGGAACTCCACGACACCTCGATACGGCTGAGGGAGGTGTCGTTCCGCTACACCCGGCACAGCAGGCCGGTGCTGGAGGACCTGTCGCTGGAGATCCCGGCCGGCGCGAAGGTGGCGTTCGTCGGCGCGTCGGGTTCGGGCAAGTCCACCGTCGGGCGCGTCGTCTGCGGGCTCCACCAGCCGACCGGAGGGGCGGTGGAGTTCTGCGGCCACCCCATGAGCGCCTACCGGACCGACTTCCTGCGCGGGCAGATCGGGTACGTCCCGCAGGAGGTCCACCTGCACAACCGGACCATCCTCGAGAACCTGACCCTGGGCCAGGACATCGACGAGGCCACGGTCCGGGAGTACTGCGCGGCCGTGGGGATCCTCGACTTCGTCGAGGAACTGCCGATGGGGCTGCGGACCCTGGTGTCCGAGATGGGCTCCAACTTCTCCGGCGGGCAGCGGCAGCGGCTGGCCATCGTGCGGACACTGCTGCAGCGGCCGCGGGTCATCGTCCTGGACGAGGCGACCGCCTCGCTGGACACCGCCAACGAGCGGCGGGTCTCCCGGATCATCGCGGAGACCGGCGCCACGCAGATCGTCATCGCGCACCGGCTGGCGACGATCCAGGACGCGGACCTGATCCACGTCCTGGACCGCGGCCGGATCGTGGAGCGGGGGACGCACGAGGAGTTGCTGGCCCTGGGCGGGGTGTACGCGGGGCTTTACGCGGAGCCGGTGGCGGGGGCCGTATGA
- a CDS encoding type 2 lanthipeptide synthetase LanM family protein, translating to MISPANLYPELDSVEIRETIEPLGVFAPAVHVKLSAPSDVAPEAPSPAALAWSLEPEEYPFQRVIRQLALPAAGRLLPEDLTEAVADLDAFTLQVLGRAEARLRDVATRTLVAAVNKASTDGLLRGATPHERYQDFVTRAWRDALEPFPVLRSAAGHVVRNARETARELVRRLHADRDEVFRFSRIAPGDPLLSIGRADGDAHAHGRAVSILTFASGARLVYKPRDVSCEAAFETVVERVNAEADCALPAARTLVRDGYGYVEYVEQEDIGGFSVPFMRACGQLAAVFYLLDARDMHFENILPTRLGPVAIDLETLLHPSRVHTGPTPEAEGNAYDEIGRSVYGIGILPLVLAGKNEDSGYVDLGFLGGDNQGVSPFKTMVFEDPFTDRIRVHLQARTSEQRSTVVRESTEQEIHGLAGQMADGFRQVCEAVMRRPSWWTTLLEELAPAMRLRYIHNPTSQYAQILRMAASAAAMADPALAQALLHRIAIPSRFSDRRLVGSELRQMAERDVPYFTVPATGTTVHDCDGEDTGVRIDRTPLSRALAKAAALDEQAVRRQLRLLHSAFCSRFPDNHLSGGTAWNGRASTGERTGLERLARSLADALTAGSLPDQYGHLPATWIGPLASAQAARPWPSGVLGYDLYTGRTGPALALAAAAAHFGDERYERVARQVFERSAGILTDGVYELRSIRQSGAGAYTGTTGLLFALCEAGRILREPGWVKAAQDAVPLVVEQLGPENTPEVISGISGIATMIASIGGDHSLDALDGLTGRLLGHVEEPSGSWWEQSGFAHGVAGVLYALATLPDLPGRRVDTAIGVLTDRLESFYVPQERNWSTNSAFPGRFSTGWCHGAAGIAMALSAVTARTADERAAERLEAALDNTFRQGFGRNLTWCHGDLGNIDVVRRIAGDDQELLERAAAVEARRLGPDVIAEKLADTGSRYAHTDSAMVGSSGVLLHLLGRLDDARPRVSPIWHGAL from the coding sequence TTGATCTCGCCCGCGAATCTTTACCCAGAACTCGACAGCGTCGAAATCCGCGAAACCATCGAGCCCCTCGGCGTTTTCGCGCCCGCCGTCCACGTCAAGCTCTCGGCTCCGTCCGACGTCGCTCCAGAGGCCCCCTCGCCGGCCGCGCTCGCCTGGTCGCTGGAGCCGGAGGAGTACCCGTTCCAGCGCGTGATCCGGCAGCTGGCACTGCCGGCTGCCGGCAGGCTCCTCCCCGAGGACCTCACGGAGGCCGTCGCCGACCTGGACGCCTTCACGCTCCAGGTACTCGGCCGGGCCGAGGCCCGGCTGCGCGACGTGGCGACCCGTACATTGGTCGCCGCGGTCAACAAGGCCTCCACCGACGGGCTGTTGCGGGGGGCGACCCCGCACGAGCGCTACCAGGACTTCGTCACCCGGGCGTGGAGAGACGCCCTGGAGCCGTTCCCGGTGCTCCGCTCCGCGGCCGGCCATGTGGTGCGCAACGCCCGCGAGACCGCGCGCGAACTGGTCCGGCGCCTCCACGCCGACCGGGACGAGGTGTTCCGGTTCTCCCGCATCGCCCCCGGCGACCCGCTGCTGTCCATCGGCCGGGCCGACGGCGACGCGCACGCCCACGGCAGGGCGGTGAGCATCCTGACGTTCGCCTCGGGGGCCCGCCTGGTCTACAAGCCCCGCGACGTCTCCTGTGAGGCGGCCTTCGAGACCGTCGTCGAGCGCGTCAACGCGGAGGCCGACTGCGCACTGCCCGCCGCCCGCACCCTGGTGCGCGACGGGTACGGGTACGTCGAGTACGTCGAACAGGAGGACATCGGCGGATTCAGCGTGCCGTTCATGCGGGCCTGCGGCCAGTTGGCCGCCGTGTTCTACCTGCTGGACGCGCGGGACATGCACTTCGAGAACATCCTGCCCACCCGCCTGGGCCCGGTGGCCATCGACCTTGAGACGCTGCTGCACCCCTCCCGGGTGCACACCGGCCCCACCCCGGAGGCCGAGGGCAACGCGTACGACGAGATCGGCCGCAGCGTCTACGGCATCGGGATCCTCCCGTTGGTCCTGGCCGGCAAGAACGAGGACTCCGGCTACGTCGACCTCGGTTTCCTCGGCGGCGACAACCAGGGCGTCTCCCCCTTCAAGACCATGGTCTTCGAGGACCCCTTCACCGACCGGATCCGGGTGCACCTCCAGGCCCGCACGTCCGAGCAGCGCTCCACCGTGGTCCGGGAGAGCACCGAACAGGAGATCCACGGGCTCGCCGGACAGATGGCCGACGGGTTCCGGCAGGTCTGCGAGGCGGTGATGCGCCGGCCCTCCTGGTGGACCACCCTGCTGGAGGAGCTCGCTCCGGCCATGCGCCTCCGCTACATCCACAACCCGACGTCGCAGTACGCGCAGATCCTGCGGATGGCAGCCTCCGCCGCCGCGATGGCCGACCCGGCGCTCGCCCAGGCCCTGCTCCACAGGATCGCCATCCCCTCCCGGTTTTCCGACCGCAGGCTGGTCGGCTCGGAACTGCGGCAGATGGCCGAACGCGACGTCCCCTACTTCACCGTGCCCGCCACCGGCACCACCGTCCACGACTGCGACGGCGAGGACACCGGCGTCCGGATCGACCGCACCCCGCTCTCCCGGGCGCTGGCCAAGGCCGCGGCGCTCGACGAGCAGGCGGTGAGGCGGCAGCTACGGCTGCTCCACTCGGCCTTCTGCTCCCGCTTCCCCGACAACCACCTCTCCGGCGGGACCGCCTGGAACGGCCGGGCCTCCACCGGAGAGCGCACCGGCCTGGAGCGGCTCGCCCGGTCGCTGGCCGACGCCCTGACCGCGGGCAGCCTCCCCGACCAGTACGGTCATCTCCCCGCCACATGGATCGGCCCGCTGGCCTCCGCGCAGGCCGCCCGGCCCTGGCCCTCCGGCGTGCTGGGGTACGACCTGTACACCGGACGCACCGGCCCCGCGCTGGCCCTGGCCGCGGCCGCGGCCCACTTCGGCGACGAACGCTACGAGCGGGTGGCGCGCCAGGTCTTCGAGCGCAGCGCCGGCATCCTCACCGACGGCGTCTACGAGCTGCGCAGCATCCGGCAGAGCGGTGCCGGCGCCTACACGGGAACCACCGGCCTGCTGTTCGCTCTGTGCGAGGCCGGGCGAATCCTGCGGGAGCCGGGCTGGGTCAAGGCGGCACAGGACGCCGTGCCGCTGGTCGTGGAGCAGCTCGGCCCCGAGAACACCCCGGAGGTGATCTCCGGGATCTCCGGGATCGCCACGATGATCGCCTCGATCGGCGGCGACCACAGCCTCGACGCCCTGGACGGGCTCACCGGCCGGCTGCTGGGCCATGTGGAGGAACCGTCGGGCTCCTGGTGGGAGCAGTCGGGCTTCGCGCACGGCGTCGCGGGAGTCCTGTACGCCCTCGCCACGCTGCCCGACCTCCCCGGACGCCGCGTCGACACCGCCATCGGTGTGCTGACGGACCGCCTGGAGTCCTTCTACGTGCCCCAGGAGCGGAACTGGTCCACCAACTCCGCCTTCCCGGGCCGGTTCTCGACCGGCTGGTGCCACGGCGCCGCCGGCATCGCCATGGCGCTGTCCGCCGTGACCGCCCGGACAGCGGACGAACGGGCCGCCGAGCGCCTGGAGGCGGCCCTCGACAACACCTTCCGGCAGGGCTTCGGACGCAACCTCACCTGGTGCCACGGCGACCTCGGCAACATCGACGTGGTCCGCCGGATCGCCGGCGACGACCAGGAGCTGCTGGAGCGGGCCGCCGCCGTCGAGGCGCGCCGGCTGGGACCCGACGTGATCGCGGAGAAGCTCGCCGACACCGGCTCCCGCTACGCGCACACCGACAGCGCCATGGTGGGCTCCTCGGGTGTGCTGCTGCACCTGCTCGGCCGCCTCGACGACGCGCGGCCCCGGGTGTCGCCGATCTGGCACGGAGCCCTCTGA
- a CDS encoding plantaricin C family lantibiotic: MNNFDGDISLIEEIAEQDFDGVAYGACSTNTFSLSDFLGNQGGWCTLTKECQPNCN, from the coding sequence ATGAACAACTTCGACGGTGACATCTCGCTCATCGAGGAGATCGCGGAGCAGGACTTCGACGGCGTCGCCTATGGCGCGTGTTCGACCAACACGTTCTCGCTGTCCGACTTCCTCGGCAACCAGGGCGGCTGGTGCACGCTGACCAAGGAGTGCCAGCCCAACTGCAACTGA